The following are encoded together in the Candidatus Omnitrophota bacterium genome:
- a CDS encoding PxKF domain-containing protein has product YLAKISDDVVGEEVEGISTSQATTGNLFRYDSTDNLYIFNLSTNGLTSGTWQVRIDLDDGTSKYVNFGLK; this is encoded by the coding sequence CTACCTTGCTAAAATCAGCGATGATGTAGTTGGCGAGGAAGTAGAGGGTATTTCAACCAGTCAAGCTACTACCGGGAACTTGTTCCGCTACGACAGCACGGATAACCTCTATATATTCAACCTTTCTACCAATGGACTTACCAGCGGTACCTGGCAGGTGCGTATTGATTTGGATGATGGAACTTCTAAATACGTTAATTTTGGGTTAAAATAA